One Tunturibacter gelidoferens genomic region harbors:
- a CDS encoding glycosyltransferase family 2 protein: MPRSTLSVAIITLNEEANLARTLASVHFADEVVVVDSGSTDRTSEIAKSFGAKVFTEPWKGFAKQKNSAIEKCVGTWVLSLDADEELTVELQREIGQMLEVDPQALPQIDGYRLRLRHVFLGRWMRHGGYYPDFKLRLFRRMTSSGAVCFTDRPVHESVQIAGGVETMKNDFLHHGYPDLNIYLEHMNRYSSLGGQIVAAKGKVSRSWVAFCWNVALVPILTFVWNFGFRLGFLDGREGLLLHLYHSAYISWKYAKAWQIGSHAGDT; encoded by the coding sequence ATGCCGAGGTCGACACTATCCGTTGCCATCATTACGCTGAATGAAGAAGCCAACCTCGCGCGGACGCTCGCTAGCGTGCATTTTGCGGATGAAGTGGTGGTGGTGGATTCGGGATCGACTGATCGTACGTCGGAGATTGCGAAGTCGTTCGGAGCGAAGGTCTTTACGGAGCCGTGGAAGGGTTTTGCGAAACAGAAGAACTCTGCTATTGAAAAATGTGTGGGTACGTGGGTTCTTTCGCTTGACGCGGACGAAGAGCTAACGGTTGAGCTTCAGAGAGAGATCGGTCAGATGCTTGAGGTAGATCCTCAGGCCCTGCCGCAGATAGATGGCTACCGGCTTCGGCTGCGACATGTCTTTCTCGGGCGCTGGATGCGTCACGGGGGCTACTATCCGGATTTTAAGTTGCGCTTGTTTCGTCGTATGACCAGCTCTGGTGCGGTCTGCTTCACCGATCGCCCGGTGCATGAGTCTGTGCAGATTGCGGGTGGGGTTGAGACGATGAAGAATGACTTTCTCCACCATGGCTATCCCGATTTAAATATCTATCTTGAACACATGAACCGGTATAGCAGTCTTGGCGGCCAGATCGTTGCTGCGAAGGGGAAGGTCAGCCGTTCGTGGGTAGCTTTCTGCTGGAATGTTGCTTTGGTCCCGATCCTGACGTTTGTCTGGAACTTTGGGTTTCGCCTGGGTTTTCTGGACGGTCGCGAGGGGCTACTACTTCATCTTTACCATTCGGCCTATATCAGTTGGAAGTATGCGAAGGCGTGGCAGATCGGGAGTCATGCAGGTGACACCTAG